The Xiphias gladius isolate SHS-SW01 ecotype Sanya breed wild unplaced genomic scaffold, ASM1685928v1 HiC_scaffold_1475, whole genome shotgun sequence genome has a window encoding:
- the LOC120787456 gene encoding sorting nexin-9-like isoform X1: MALKAQVLYDFTAEPGNNELSVREGETVTVLYQTVGGGWTEAQNSSGQTGLVPEGYLQVSRVGNVGGGEGDGAYVSNTTEGWDGQGYTHTQQAVEDDDGEWDDEWDNQSVGSYHGNDQMDGEGGASGRSAHGPSVKISLNKFPFSKGPSPEVFLLAKPPANTGDRLAVYMGEVGPVWLYPSSPLDCVIADPKKESKLYGLKSFIEYQITPSTTNRPVNHRYKHFDWLYERLLEKFGSALPIPSLPDKQVAGRFEEDFIRMRMERLQAWMSRMCRHPVVSQSDVFQLFLTYRDEKEWKAGKRKAEKDETVGPIIFSLIEPEAAELDAVQVEQRCEQYSRFTKSMEDGVRELLNIGQTHWKRCTGPLPKEYERIGRAFRNLSTVFNSSKYPGEETLTDALTAAGKTYEEIAQIVAQQPQKDLHFLLETNSEYKGLLGCFPEIITVHKAAVEKVKEGDRLVSAGKINNNDRKFMNQRISCMSYSLQAEMNHFHSNRIYDYNRVIQLYLEQQVAFYQQIADKLRAALSQFTTL, from the exons ATGGCTCTGAAG gcTCAGGTTCTGTACGACTTCACAGCTGAACCAGGAAACAACGAGCTGTCggtcagagagggagagacggtCACCGTGCTCTACCAG actgTGGGTGGAGGCTGGACTGAAGCCCAGAACTCCAGCGGACAAACCGGACTGGTACCTGAGGGATATTTACAGGTGAGCAGG GTTGGAAACGTTGGCGGCGGTGAAGGAGACGGGGCTTATGTCAGTAACACTACAGAAGGGTGGGACGGTCAGGGatatacgcacacacaacaAG CTGTCGAGGACGATGACGGCGAGTGGGACGATGAATGGGATAACCAATCAGTGGGCAGTTACCATGGTAATGATCAGATGGACGGGGAGGGCGGAGCTTCAGGACGGAGCGCCCACGGGCCCTCCGTTAAGATCTCCCTAAACAA GTTTCCGTTCTCCAAAGGTCCGAGCCCAGAAGTCTTCTTGTTAGCCAAACCACCGGCCAATACTGGAGACCGGCTTGCTGTCTAT ATGGGAGAGGTGGGTCCAGTCTGGTTGTACCCGTCGTCCCCTCTGGACTGTGTGATTGCTGATCCAAAGAAAGAATCCAAACTGTACGGACTGAAGAGCTTCATCGAGTACCAGATCACACCTAGT ACGACTAACAGACCCGTCAATCATCGCTACAAGCATTTTGATTGGCTGTACGAGCGTCTTCTGGAGAAGTTTGGCTCGGCGCTGCCCATCCCCTCGCTGCCTGACAAACAGGTCGCAG GCAGGTTTGAGGAAGACTTCATCAGGATGAGGATGGAGCGTTTGCAGGCCTGGATGAGTCGGATGTGTCGTCACCCTGTGGTATCTCAGAGCGATGTCTTTCAGCTTTTCCTCACCTACAGAGATGAGAAG GAGTGGAAGGCGGGgaagaggaaggcagagaaagaTGAGACGGTGGGACCGATTATCTTCAGTCTGATTGAACCTGAAGCTGCAGAGCTTGACGCTGTTCAGGT TGAACAGAGGTGCGAGCAGTACAGTCGATTCACAAAGTCGATGGAGGATGGAGTCAGAGAGCTGCTGAACATCGGACAAACCCACTGGAAACGCTGCACTGGAC CGCTGCCTAAAGAGTACGAGCGGATTGGTCGAGCCTTCAGGAACCTGTCGACTGTTTTCAACAGCAGCAAATATCCAG gAGAGGAGACATTAACAGATGCTCTGACGGCTGCTGGAAAAACCTACGAGGAGATCGCTCAGATCGTTGCACAGCAG CCTCAGAAGGATCTTCACTTCCTGTTGGAGACAAACAGCGAATACAAAGGTCTGCTGGGATGTTTCCCAGAAATCATCACTGTACACAAG gctgCAGTAGAAAAGGTGAAAGAAGGGGATCGTCTGGTTTCTGCAggaaaaatcaacaacaacgACAGGAAGTTCATGAATCAGCGGATCAGCTGCATGAGCTACTCGCTGCAGG CTGAGATGAATCATTTCCATAGCAACCGTATCTATGACTACAACAGAGTGATACAGCTTTACCTGGAGCAACAGGTGGCCTTCTACCAGCAG atCGCTGATAAGCTGAGAGCAGCTCTGAGCCAGTTCACCACGCTGTGA
- the LOC120787456 gene encoding sorting nexin-9-like isoform X2: MALKAQVLYDFTAEPGNNELSVREGETVTVLYQTVGGGWTEAQNSSGQTGLVPEGYLQVGNVGGGEGDGAYVSNTTEGWDGQGYTHTQQAVEDDDGEWDDEWDNQSVGSYHGNDQMDGEGGASGRSAHGPSVKISLNKFPFSKGPSPEVFLLAKPPANTGDRLAVYMGEVGPVWLYPSSPLDCVIADPKKESKLYGLKSFIEYQITPSTTNRPVNHRYKHFDWLYERLLEKFGSALPIPSLPDKQVAGRFEEDFIRMRMERLQAWMSRMCRHPVVSQSDVFQLFLTYRDEKEWKAGKRKAEKDETVGPIIFSLIEPEAAELDAVQVEQRCEQYSRFTKSMEDGVRELLNIGQTHWKRCTGPLPKEYERIGRAFRNLSTVFNSSKYPGEETLTDALTAAGKTYEEIAQIVAQQPQKDLHFLLETNSEYKGLLGCFPEIITVHKAAVEKVKEGDRLVSAGKINNNDRKFMNQRISCMSYSLQAEMNHFHSNRIYDYNRVIQLYLEQQVAFYQQIADKLRAALSQFTTL, encoded by the exons ATGGCTCTGAAG gcTCAGGTTCTGTACGACTTCACAGCTGAACCAGGAAACAACGAGCTGTCggtcagagagggagagacggtCACCGTGCTCTACCAG actgTGGGTGGAGGCTGGACTGAAGCCCAGAACTCCAGCGGACAAACCGGACTGGTACCTGAGGGATATTTACAG GTTGGAAACGTTGGCGGCGGTGAAGGAGACGGGGCTTATGTCAGTAACACTACAGAAGGGTGGGACGGTCAGGGatatacgcacacacaacaAG CTGTCGAGGACGATGACGGCGAGTGGGACGATGAATGGGATAACCAATCAGTGGGCAGTTACCATGGTAATGATCAGATGGACGGGGAGGGCGGAGCTTCAGGACGGAGCGCCCACGGGCCCTCCGTTAAGATCTCCCTAAACAA GTTTCCGTTCTCCAAAGGTCCGAGCCCAGAAGTCTTCTTGTTAGCCAAACCACCGGCCAATACTGGAGACCGGCTTGCTGTCTAT ATGGGAGAGGTGGGTCCAGTCTGGTTGTACCCGTCGTCCCCTCTGGACTGTGTGATTGCTGATCCAAAGAAAGAATCCAAACTGTACGGACTGAAGAGCTTCATCGAGTACCAGATCACACCTAGT ACGACTAACAGACCCGTCAATCATCGCTACAAGCATTTTGATTGGCTGTACGAGCGTCTTCTGGAGAAGTTTGGCTCGGCGCTGCCCATCCCCTCGCTGCCTGACAAACAGGTCGCAG GCAGGTTTGAGGAAGACTTCATCAGGATGAGGATGGAGCGTTTGCAGGCCTGGATGAGTCGGATGTGTCGTCACCCTGTGGTATCTCAGAGCGATGTCTTTCAGCTTTTCCTCACCTACAGAGATGAGAAG GAGTGGAAGGCGGGgaagaggaaggcagagaaagaTGAGACGGTGGGACCGATTATCTTCAGTCTGATTGAACCTGAAGCTGCAGAGCTTGACGCTGTTCAGGT TGAACAGAGGTGCGAGCAGTACAGTCGATTCACAAAGTCGATGGAGGATGGAGTCAGAGAGCTGCTGAACATCGGACAAACCCACTGGAAACGCTGCACTGGAC CGCTGCCTAAAGAGTACGAGCGGATTGGTCGAGCCTTCAGGAACCTGTCGACTGTTTTCAACAGCAGCAAATATCCAG gAGAGGAGACATTAACAGATGCTCTGACGGCTGCTGGAAAAACCTACGAGGAGATCGCTCAGATCGTTGCACAGCAG CCTCAGAAGGATCTTCACTTCCTGTTGGAGACAAACAGCGAATACAAAGGTCTGCTGGGATGTTTCCCAGAAATCATCACTGTACACAAG gctgCAGTAGAAAAGGTGAAAGAAGGGGATCGTCTGGTTTCTGCAggaaaaatcaacaacaacgACAGGAAGTTCATGAATCAGCGGATCAGCTGCATGAGCTACTCGCTGCAGG CTGAGATGAATCATTTCCATAGCAACCGTATCTATGACTACAACAGAGTGATACAGCTTTACCTGGAGCAACAGGTGGCCTTCTACCAGCAG atCGCTGATAAGCTGAGAGCAGCTCTGAGCCAGTTCACCACGCTGTGA